One genomic region from Spirosoma sp. KCTC 42546 encodes:
- the wecB gene encoding non-hydrolyzing UDP-N-acetylglucosamine 2-epimerase — protein MKILNIVGARPNFVKVAPLHRAFRRYPLIQSKIIHTGQHYDTVMSDIFFDQLDLPRPDYYLGMCAGTTTRQTADILCKFENVLTIEQPDWVLVVGDVTSTLACALAAAQTGIRVAHVEAGLRSGDNQMPEERNRILTDALSDRLFVTEQAGVDNLKREGIDADKIHFVGNVMIDSLVAYRTKASELNTLGTLGLLPEQYILITIHRSANVDSEAGLKKLLQLIDNVASLKLVLFAIHPRTLTNLRKFGLISQLEAIPNVRVLEPQGYLEFINLMENAAVVITDSGGIQEETTYLQVPCLTFRQSTERPVTVELGTNQLISDLNPETVTQQVREILAGRVKIGWIPPLWDGKAAERIAQIFLNTE, from the coding sequence ATGAAAATTCTCAACATTGTCGGTGCCCGACCCAATTTTGTTAAGGTAGCTCCCTTACATCGGGCCTTTCGGAGGTATCCGCTAATTCAGTCGAAAATCATACACACGGGGCAGCATTATGATACCGTCATGAGCGACATTTTTTTTGACCAGCTCGACCTACCCCGGCCTGATTACTACCTGGGAATGTGTGCCGGCACAACTACCCGGCAGACAGCCGACATCCTGTGCAAATTCGAGAATGTGCTAACGATAGAGCAACCTGACTGGGTACTTGTGGTAGGCGATGTGACGAGTACGCTTGCCTGCGCGCTGGCAGCCGCACAAACTGGGATTCGGGTGGCTCATGTTGAAGCTGGATTGCGTTCGGGCGATAATCAGATGCCCGAAGAGCGCAACCGAATCCTGACGGACGCTTTGTCGGATCGTTTATTTGTGACTGAGCAGGCTGGGGTAGACAATCTAAAGCGCGAAGGGATAGATGCGGATAAAATTCACTTCGTTGGAAACGTGATGATTGACTCGTTGGTAGCGTATCGGACCAAAGCCAGCGAATTGAATACACTGGGCACGCTGGGGCTGTTACCTGAACAGTATATATTGATAACGATCCATCGCTCTGCTAACGTGGATAGTGAAGCCGGGTTGAAGAAGCTTCTACAACTGATTGATAATGTGGCAAGTCTTAAACTTGTACTGTTTGCAATACACCCACGGACCCTTACTAACCTGCGTAAATTTGGCCTGATTTCCCAACTTGAGGCTATTCCGAATGTTCGAGTACTGGAGCCTCAGGGTTATCTGGAATTTATAAACCTGATGGAGAACGCGGCTGTGGTTATTACCGATTCGGGTGGTATTCAGGAAGAAACGACCTATTTACAGGTTCCCTGTCTGACCTTCCGTCAATCCACTGAGCGACCCGTAACCGTTGAGCTGGGTACCAATCAACTCATCTCCGATTTAAATCCAGAAACAGTAACCCAACAAGTCCGCGAAATTCTGGCGGGACGCGTGAAAATCGGTTGGATACCCCCCTTGTGGGATGGGAAGGCGGCCGAGCGAATCGCCCAAATCTTTCTAAACACAGAGTAA
- a CDS encoding glycosyltransferase family 4 protein: protein MNILYLTFYFDPDIGPGAFRNTTLVNALACQLTSSDSIHVLTTQPNRYDSYKPVASEEEEWCSGGCPITVQRIAIPKHKSGFIDQICSFFVYYVRACQLARAYEYDLVFASSSRLFTAFLGARLARKRAVPLFLDIRDLFREAILDVIKNPLVRMILSPLLRAVERYTFGYARHINLVSEGFRSYFDPFRQATYSYFTNGIDTAFLGIPASQSTPDKPYRTILYAGNIGEGQGLHDIIPEAARQLGSGYRFLIIGDGGARIKLEVALKANDSTNVKLRQPVNRRELLAEYQDADYMFVHLNNIDACRRVLPSKLFEYGATDKPIIAGVTGYAASFVRDYLPNSILFNPGDVTSLIRQLRETPYQTQSRAAFRQRFRRQTINAEMASQIRGVLESVKFVQEPVTNVTRNSY, encoded by the coding sequence ATGAACATTCTTTATCTTACTTTTTATTTCGACCCCGACATTGGCCCTGGCGCCTTTCGAAATACAACCCTGGTCAATGCATTGGCCTGCCAATTGACATCCAGCGATTCAATTCATGTCCTGACAACGCAACCCAATCGTTATGATTCCTACAAACCAGTAGCTTCTGAAGAGGAAGAATGGTGTAGCGGAGGCTGTCCGATTACCGTTCAGCGTATCGCGATTCCGAAGCACAAAAGTGGCTTTATTGATCAGATTTGCTCGTTTTTTGTCTATTACGTACGTGCTTGTCAACTTGCCAGAGCGTATGAGTATGACTTAGTTTTTGCGTCTTCCTCCCGATTATTTACCGCTTTTCTGGGTGCTCGTCTGGCGCGTAAACGGGCAGTTCCACTGTTTTTAGATATTCGTGATTTATTCCGGGAAGCGATTCTGGATGTTATCAAAAATCCACTGGTTCGTATGATCCTGAGTCCATTGCTGCGTGCTGTTGAACGGTATACGTTTGGCTACGCTCGTCACATCAATCTGGTATCGGAAGGGTTTCGGTCTTATTTTGATCCGTTTCGGCAGGCGACGTACAGTTATTTTACCAATGGTATTGACACTGCCTTTCTGGGGATTCCGGCCAGCCAATCAACGCCTGACAAACCGTATAGAACCATCCTCTACGCGGGTAATATTGGCGAAGGACAGGGGTTACATGACATTATTCCAGAAGCGGCCCGACAGTTGGGTTCGGGGTATCGCTTCCTGATTATTGGCGATGGAGGAGCGCGAATAAAACTGGAAGTTGCTCTTAAGGCGAATGATAGTACGAATGTTAAACTTCGTCAGCCTGTCAATCGACGGGAATTACTGGCTGAGTATCAAGATGCTGATTACATGTTTGTGCACCTGAATAACATTGATGCTTGCAGGCGAGTGCTACCGTCTAAACTGTTTGAGTATGGGGCAACGGATAAACCGATCATTGCTGGAGTAACTGGTTATGCTGCGTCGTTTGTTCGTGATTACCTGCCGAACTCCATTTTGTTTAATCCGGGCGATGTAACAAGCTTAATCCGGCAATTGCGCGAAACACCGTATCAAACACAATCCAGAGCCGCCTTTAGACAACGATTTAGACGCCAAACCATTAATGCCGAAATGGCCAGTCAAATTCGGGGGGTACTGGAGAGCGTAAAATTCGTTCAAGAGCCAGTTACGAACGTGACACGGAATAGTTATTAA
- a CDS encoding glycosyltransferase, whose translation MKILLSADCFYPAQMGGPSNTIYWHAKALKQAGYEVTVVADSQYLPASVPLGQWITLDCGQVMYTRNPFFYLPLNHIRQGWMAIRKADIVHVNSLFYPASLVWVLMSRLVGKPVVWSPHGELSPVALRFRPRLKRVFLTISKRLRLTVQFHATSATEVTHIQQHFGTDARVSEIRSIMELPTFLTPKPVDQSAQPYLLFIGRLHPIKAIDRLISALGSSRLFRESQYSLKIAGPETDKAYTQTLTELVQTLGLSTKVSFIGQVQGHPKECLYANAWLTILPSHSENFGNVVIESLAQGTPVVASIHTPWQLLERERTGSWVSNEPDTLREAIETYLRMPLHEYTGYRERAIRLAQQQFSIATTTEEWNRLYGQLMHAPTAVDFHNTIAAEFNRKYESSKAFRERFQVWTGLFDRYVNPLYHVIDLGCGPGVFSDYLAHKGCIVTGVDGSEAMIELCQQKKTLANVQYILQSLPLTSLVTYAPQDVVLLSSVLEYVDDMKEILEQAYSLLKPNGLLIVSIPNRTSVYRIIERLLFRLLKRPGYFAYIRHTATKAGFNRQLNELGFEPLETAYFSGQDPISRLIKPIAAERYVNNLLVGVYRKRTG comes from the coding sequence ATGAAGATTCTTCTATCGGCAGACTGTTTTTATCCCGCTCAGATGGGTGGGCCCAGTAACACGATTTACTGGCATGCCAAAGCGTTGAAACAGGCTGGATATGAGGTAACGGTCGTAGCTGATTCGCAGTACTTGCCAGCGTCCGTACCCCTCGGGCAATGGATAACATTGGATTGTGGGCAGGTGATGTATACCCGGAATCCATTTTTCTACCTGCCCCTCAACCATATACGACAGGGTTGGATGGCCATCCGAAAAGCGGATATCGTACATGTAAACAGCTTGTTTTACCCGGCCTCACTGGTTTGGGTACTTATGAGCCGATTGGTTGGAAAGCCTGTTGTCTGGTCGCCACACGGTGAGCTAAGCCCGGTAGCCCTACGGTTTCGTCCGCGCCTTAAGCGCGTATTCCTGACGATTAGTAAACGGCTTCGTTTAACCGTCCAGTTTCATGCTACCAGCGCCACGGAGGTAACCCATATTCAGCAGCATTTTGGAACAGATGCCCGAGTAAGTGAAATCCGGAGCATAATGGAACTACCTACCTTCCTGACCCCCAAACCGGTTGACCAATCGGCTCAACCTTATTTGCTGTTCATAGGCCGATTACACCCCATCAAGGCCATCGACCGCTTGATTTCCGCGTTGGGTTCATCGCGGCTATTTCGGGAAAGTCAGTATAGCTTAAAGATTGCCGGGCCTGAAACCGACAAAGCGTATACGCAAACACTTACGGAGTTAGTACAGACGTTGGGACTTTCAACGAAAGTGTCATTTATAGGTCAGGTACAGGGCCACCCGAAAGAATGCCTGTATGCCAATGCCTGGCTAACCATTCTGCCATCTCATTCGGAGAACTTTGGAAACGTGGTTATCGAATCACTGGCACAGGGTACGCCGGTTGTTGCGTCGATCCATACACCCTGGCAACTGCTCGAAAGAGAACGGACAGGTAGTTGGGTATCGAACGAACCTGATACGCTTCGGGAAGCCATTGAAACCTACCTGCGAATGCCACTTCATGAGTACACTGGCTATCGGGAGCGGGCAATCAGACTGGCTCAACAGCAGTTTTCGATAGCCACGACTACAGAAGAATGGAATCGATTGTATGGACAACTGATGCACGCACCTACTGCGGTTGATTTTCATAACACAATTGCCGCTGAGTTTAACCGTAAATATGAATCATCGAAGGCATTTCGGGAGCGGTTCCAGGTCTGGACAGGCTTATTTGACCGGTATGTAAACCCGCTATATCACGTTATTGACCTTGGTTGCGGGCCGGGCGTTTTTAGTGATTATCTGGCTCATAAAGGCTGTATCGTGACAGGAGTTGATGGCTCAGAAGCCATGATTGAACTCTGCCAGCAGAAAAAAACGCTGGCTAATGTGCAGTATATCTTACAGTCCCTACCGCTGACAAGCCTTGTAACCTATGCGCCACAGGATGTTGTTCTCCTGTCGAGCGTTCTCGAATATGTAGACGATATGAAAGAAATACTTGAACAAGCCTACAGCCTGCTGAAACCAAATGGACTCTTAATCGTCTCTATTCCAAATCGTACGAGTGTGTATAGGATAATAGAACGGCTGCTCTTCAGGCTACTGAAACGCCCGGGTTATTTTGCTTATATCCGCCATACCGCTACGAAAGCAGGCTTTAACCGACAACTAAACGAGCTGGGATTCGAGCCGCTCGAAACCGCCTATTTTTCAGGTCAGGATCCTATATCAAGGTTGATAAAACCAATAGCAGCGGAGCGATATGTTAATAATTTGCTTGTTGGGGTCTACCGGAAACGAACTGGTTAA
- a CDS encoding thioredoxin family protein: protein MKKVFWLLAILFVGFNAQSTHAALNPSRPNSVANKKLAPKSDAEGIQFTETSWREILKKAKAEKKIIFLDAYASWCGPCKKLQKEVFTKKAVGDFYNSKFINVKMDMEKGEGPALSQVYPLEAYPTLLFIDGNGKVLKKVLGLQTPEDLIAIGKSVKPTGI, encoded by the coding sequence ATGAAAAAAGTATTTTGGTTACTTGCCATCCTCTTTGTTGGCTTCAATGCTCAATCAACTCATGCAGCCCTTAACCCATCCCGGCCAAATTCTGTTGCCAACAAGAAGCTCGCTCCAAAAAGCGATGCGGAAGGCATTCAATTTACGGAAACATCCTGGAGAGAAATCTTGAAGAAGGCAAAAGCTGAAAAAAAGATCATCTTCCTGGATGCCTATGCAAGCTGGTGTGGTCCCTGTAAAAAACTTCAGAAAGAAGTGTTTACGAAAAAAGCCGTTGGTGATTTCTACAATAGCAAATTCATCAACGTGAAAATGGACATGGAGAAAGGTGAAGGCCCTGCTCTATCGCAGGTTTATCCGCTCGAAGCCTACCCAACACTGTTGTTCATTGATGGCAATGGCAAAGTGCTGAAAAAGGTATTAGGACTGCAAACACCCGAAGACCTGATTGCCATTGGCAAAAGCGTAAAACCGACCGGGATTTAA
- the yihA gene encoding ribosome biogenesis GTP-binding protein YihA/YsxC has product MPVKQAEFFVSNSDPALCPKPDRPEYAFIGRSNVGKSSLINMLTGRSSLAKISGKPGKTQLINHFLIDNEWYLVDLPGYGYAQVSKTDREKFAALIDGYLTSRPNLLCIFVLVDSRIEPQKLDLDFMSNLGERGLPFVIAFTKTEKLGANKLQATIDTYRTRLLEEWEEAPEFFVTSAMTAAGREEILSFIRPLNEDYLKAKKNEKVKGRWFGK; this is encoded by the coding sequence ATGCCTGTTAAACAAGCTGAATTCTTTGTCAGTAACTCCGACCCGGCTCTATGCCCCAAGCCCGACCGGCCTGAGTACGCCTTTATTGGCCGCTCAAATGTTGGCAAATCGTCGCTGATCAATATGCTAACGGGCCGTTCATCATTGGCTAAAATTTCGGGGAAACCCGGTAAAACGCAGTTAATCAATCATTTTCTTATTGACAACGAGTGGTATCTGGTCGATTTGCCCGGCTATGGCTATGCGCAGGTGAGTAAAACCGACCGCGAAAAATTTGCCGCCCTGATCGATGGCTATCTGACGTCCCGGCCTAATTTGCTGTGTATTTTTGTTTTGGTCGATTCCCGGATTGAACCCCAGAAACTTGATCTCGATTTTATGAGCAATTTGGGCGAACGAGGATTACCATTCGTGATTGCATTCACGAAAACGGAAAAGCTCGGTGCCAACAAATTGCAGGCGACGATCGATACGTACCGGACGCGGCTGCTCGAAGAATGGGAAGAAGCACCCGAATTTTTTGTCACCTCAGCCATGACGGCAGCGGGCCGAGAGGAGATCCTTTCGTTTATACGACCGCTAAATGAAGACTATTTAAAAGCGAAAAAGAATGAAAAAGTGAAGGGTCGATGGTTTGGGAAGTAG
- a CDS encoding bi-domain-containing oxidoreductase, with protein sequence MKQLIQNLKTGETLLETVPTPQVRQGQVLIQTRRSLVSLGTERMLVGFGKASLLAKVRQQPDRVKQVLEKIQSDGLQPTLEAVARKLDQPIPLGYCNAGIVIALGEGVTDLRIGDRVVSNGPHAEVVCVPRNLVAPVPDSASDDEAVFTVVGAIGLQGIRLLNPTLNETIVVIGLGLIGLLTAQLLRLNGCRVIGVDIDETKCQLAEQQGSIALNSSAGIDPVKAVLAFTNGLGADGVLITASSRTDVLMSQAARMSRQRGRIVLIGDVGLNLNRAEFYEKELTFQVSCSYGPGRYDTVYEQQGHDYPLAYVRWTENRNFQTILHFLETKQLLVDPLITDRVPLLDYARIYSDLKSTHRIASLLTYSEEVNLKPLIQVKSSRYERSGCVIGVIGAGNFTSSVLLPALKSAGGNLKTIASTGGLSATLLAKKYDIAQSTTDYRQILTDSDIDLCVITTRHDSHARLTVEALRAGKHVFVEKPLAIYDHELPQIMAAQQASDRMIMVGFNRRFSPFTQKMKALLGQPDMPMNVVITVNAGSVPPNSWVHDRAVGGGRFLGEAGHFVDLITFLTGSLVHRVCMNAMGQFPTETSDSASLLLRYENGSTGVINYFSNGSKTYSKERIEVYSQERTMVLDNFRRLTIYGFSRFSGMSGRQNKGHAQQMTQLIDQLRTGGSALIPFTEIMNTTQTTLAALQSLRENRWVDVAGIGMGQLDSLP encoded by the coding sequence ATGAAGCAACTTATCCAAAATCTCAAAACCGGCGAAACACTTCTGGAAACAGTACCAACTCCACAGGTACGTCAAGGTCAGGTATTGATTCAAACCCGACGGTCGCTGGTGTCGTTGGGTACGGAACGGATGCTGGTTGGGTTTGGGAAAGCCAGCCTTCTTGCCAAAGTTCGCCAGCAACCCGACCGGGTGAAACAGGTACTGGAAAAAATACAGTCGGACGGTTTGCAACCGACGCTGGAAGCCGTAGCCCGAAAACTTGACCAACCCATACCGTTAGGTTATTGCAACGCAGGCATCGTGATAGCCCTGGGCGAGGGCGTTACCGATCTGCGCATTGGCGACCGGGTTGTCTCAAACGGTCCCCATGCCGAGGTGGTTTGTGTTCCACGAAATCTGGTTGCCCCCGTTCCTGACAGCGCCAGCGACGATGAAGCCGTTTTTACGGTCGTCGGGGCTATTGGCTTGCAGGGAATTCGTTTGCTGAATCCGACGCTAAATGAGACAATCGTGGTCATCGGACTGGGGTTAATTGGTCTGTTGACGGCCCAATTACTGCGGCTGAATGGTTGCCGTGTCATTGGGGTAGATATCGACGAGACCAAATGCCAGCTAGCCGAACAACAGGGTAGTATAGCGTTGAATTCGAGTGCTGGGATTGATCCTGTAAAAGCGGTCCTGGCGTTCACGAATGGACTAGGGGCTGATGGTGTCCTGATTACAGCGTCGTCCCGAACAGATGTGCTGATGTCACAAGCGGCCCGTATGAGTCGCCAGCGGGGACGAATTGTGCTGATCGGCGATGTGGGGCTGAACCTGAACCGGGCGGAGTTTTACGAAAAAGAGCTGACATTCCAGGTGTCTTGCTCGTATGGCCCTGGCCGATATGACACCGTCTATGAACAACAGGGCCACGACTACCCGTTGGCCTATGTTCGCTGGACTGAAAACCGAAATTTTCAAACCATTCTACACTTTCTGGAAACGAAACAGCTACTGGTAGATCCGCTAATTACGGATAGGGTTCCGTTGCTTGACTACGCTCGAATCTATAGCGACCTAAAATCGACACATCGCATTGCCTCCTTGCTTACGTATTCAGAGGAGGTTAACCTCAAGCCGCTGATACAAGTAAAATCATCACGATACGAACGGAGTGGGTGTGTAATCGGTGTCATTGGCGCGGGTAATTTCACCAGTTCAGTCCTGCTTCCAGCCTTGAAATCAGCAGGGGGCAACCTCAAAACCATTGCCAGTACGGGTGGACTCTCGGCCACGTTACTTGCGAAAAAATACGACATCGCCCAAAGCACAACCGACTACCGACAAATTCTGACTGATTCCGACATCGACCTCTGTGTTATCACCACACGACATGATAGTCACGCTCGCTTAACGGTTGAAGCCCTACGAGCCGGTAAGCATGTATTTGTGGAAAAACCGTTGGCCATTTATGACCATGAACTCCCTCAGATTATGGCTGCGCAACAGGCATCAGACCGGATGATAATGGTCGGGTTTAATCGGCGCTTTTCGCCGTTTACCCAGAAAATGAAGGCACTATTGGGCCAGCCTGACATGCCGATGAATGTAGTCATAACTGTAAATGCGGGAAGTGTTCCTCCGAATTCATGGGTACACGACCGAGCCGTTGGCGGTGGACGGTTTCTGGGCGAAGCAGGCCATTTTGTTGACCTGATTACCTTTCTGACCGGTAGTCTTGTGCATCGTGTGTGTATGAACGCAATGGGTCAGTTCCCAACAGAAACGAGTGATTCGGCGTCACTGCTACTCCGGTACGAAAACGGCTCTACAGGTGTCATCAACTACTTCAGTAATGGTAGCAAAACGTATTCCAAAGAACGAATAGAGGTTTATTCCCAGGAACGGACAATGGTGTTGGATAACTTTCGCCGACTCACTATCTACGGCTTTTCTCGGTTTTCGGGCATGTCTGGTCGACAAAATAAAGGCCATGCTCAACAGATGACACAATTGATTGACCAACTACGAACGGGCGGAAGCGCGCTAATTCCATTCACCGAAATCATGAACACAACGCAAACCACCTTAGCGGCCCTGCAAAGCCTACGCGAAAACCGCTGGGTCGATGTAGCTGGTATTGGCATGGGCCAGCTCGATTCACTACCATGA
- a CDS encoding alginate lyase family protein, with translation MRNLGLIWRTVRQLTLRQIVYQVIFRLRGRARLHIPATTPQAYFLTTPEPDKPQSYQSGVVTFLNLSRQLTAELDWNYAGFGKLWTYNLNYFDYLNQPDMTVRTGLELICDFMAKTDSLRDGLEPYPTSLRIMNWVQFLSRHQIQNEPINQHLFAQIRLLSHRLDYHLGGNHLLENGFSLLMGALFFRQARWFHKASRLIRQELTNQILADGGHDERSPMYHQIFLDRLLDLRLALQTQSWHNDPDLLDCLTEKATQMLDWINGITFKNGDVPMVNDAAWGIAPTSFQLRKKAERTGIQQSYHPSLLTSSGYRMYRQKRYELFADVGPVGPDHQPGHAHADTFSFVLYVDNQPALVDNSISTYQPGSRRAWERSTAAHNTVTVNESNSSEVWASFRVGRRAGVTLLTDTGTVLTARHDGYRKQGVIHERSWVVEPNCVVITDRLLNAKTEAEAQQPGIARFYVHPDVSIQLVDDFILAGSLKIVVRSETNPTFCVISYAMAEGFNQLRSGHCLEVAFIARLETTLLLSG, from the coding sequence ATGAGAAATCTCGGATTGATCTGGCGCACTGTGCGGCAGTTGACCTTGCGCCAGATCGTGTATCAGGTTATTTTCCGACTGCGCGGTCGAGCCAGATTACACATTCCGGCTACAACACCACAAGCCTACTTTCTGACTACTCCTGAACCTGACAAACCACAATCGTATCAAAGTGGGGTAGTTACGTTTTTGAATCTATCTCGCCAACTTACGGCTGAACTTGACTGGAACTACGCCGGTTTTGGTAAGCTTTGGACCTATAATCTCAACTACTTCGATTACCTGAATCAGCCGGATATGACCGTTAGAACGGGTCTGGAACTGATTTGTGATTTTATGGCCAAGACTGATTCGTTGCGGGATGGTCTGGAGCCTTATCCAACATCATTGCGGATCATGAATTGGGTACAGTTTCTGAGTCGCCACCAGATTCAGAATGAGCCTATTAACCAGCATCTGTTTGCTCAGATTAGGTTGCTAAGCCATCGCCTGGACTATCATCTAGGAGGAAATCATCTGCTCGAAAATGGCTTTTCACTGCTTATGGGCGCGCTGTTTTTTCGTCAGGCACGCTGGTTTCATAAAGCCAGCCGACTTATTCGGCAGGAACTAACAAACCAAATTCTGGCGGATGGTGGACATGACGAACGTAGCCCGATGTACCATCAGATATTCCTGGACCGCCTGCTGGATCTACGGCTGGCCTTACAGACTCAGAGCTGGCATAACGATCCGGACTTACTCGACTGTTTAACCGAAAAGGCAACCCAAATGCTCGATTGGATCAATGGCATCACCTTTAAAAATGGCGATGTGCCCATGGTAAACGATGCTGCCTGGGGAATTGCGCCTACCAGTTTCCAACTCAGGAAGAAGGCCGAACGAACAGGCATCCAACAGTCATATCATCCTTCACTATTGACGAGTAGTGGCTACCGGATGTACCGCCAGAAACGATACGAGCTTTTTGCCGATGTTGGGCCAGTTGGCCCTGATCATCAACCCGGTCATGCTCACGCCGATACGTTTTCGTTTGTGCTCTATGTGGATAACCAACCTGCCCTTGTGGATAACTCCATATCGACCTATCAGCCTGGCAGTCGGCGGGCGTGGGAGCGGAGCACAGCTGCCCACAATACCGTAACTGTTAACGAAAGCAATTCATCCGAAGTATGGGCCAGTTTCCGCGTCGGTCGCCGGGCAGGGGTAACCCTACTAACCGATACCGGAACGGTGCTGACGGCTCGCCATGACGGCTACCGAAAACAAGGGGTCATTCACGAACGGAGTTGGGTAGTTGAGCCAAATTGCGTTGTTATAACGGATCGATTGCTAAATGCAAAAACCGAAGCTGAAGCTCAGCAACCAGGGATTGCCCGGTTTTATGTCCATCCAGATGTTTCCATCCAACTTGTAGATGATTTCATTCTGGCTGGCTCGTTAAAAATAGTGGTACGTTCAGAGACTAATCCAACGTTTTGCGTCATAAGCTACGCTATGGCCGAAGGATTCAATCAGCTTCGGTCAGGGCACTGCCTGGAAGTAGCATTCATAGCCAGGCTGGAAACCACACTACTTCTCTCAGGATGA
- a CDS encoding glycosyltransferase family 1 protein — MIITYLFRSPGTGYSIEELFTAIQCEIDRQPAMLTTRMQLPYISSGWRSVWRNFRFLRAISGTIFHVTGDVHYAVLALPAARTVLTIHDCSALENNRSRPLRYAFFWLIWYYLPIRRAAVVTVVSEKTQQELAGHIGRMARKAVVITNGYDPAFMYRPTTANKDCPVVLQLGTAPNKNLLRLIAAIEGLRCTLILVGRLSDELIRELKKSQIEYRNYVDLSRAKVLQLYEECDIVTFVSTYEGFGMPILEANAVGRVVITADREPMRTVASDAAHFVDPEDVLAIRQGILRLVEDDAYCQLLREAGRKNAQRYTLSVAAAQYAAIYQKLAEIDVTSDKVL; from the coding sequence ATGATTATTACCTATCTATTCCGAAGTCCCGGCACTGGCTACAGCATTGAAGAGCTATTTACGGCTATTCAATGTGAAATTGATCGACAACCGGCCATGCTGACAACCCGCATGCAACTGCCCTACATCAGTAGCGGCTGGCGGAGTGTCTGGCGGAATTTTCGTTTTCTGCGGGCCATTTCGGGTACTATTTTTCATGTTACAGGCGATGTTCATTATGCAGTACTGGCCTTGCCTGCAGCCCGCACAGTACTAACAATTCATGACTGTAGTGCGCTGGAGAATAATCGGAGTCGTCCACTTCGATACGCCTTTTTCTGGCTGATCTGGTACTATCTGCCTATTCGCCGAGCGGCCGTTGTCACAGTCGTTTCGGAAAAAACACAACAGGAATTGGCAGGGCATATAGGTCGGATGGCCCGGAAGGCAGTTGTTATCACCAATGGATACGACCCCGCCTTTATGTATCGGCCTACTACGGCTAACAAGGACTGCCCGGTAGTACTACAGCTAGGCACGGCACCGAACAAGAATCTGTTACGACTGATTGCCGCTATTGAAGGGCTTCGTTGTACGCTTATCCTTGTTGGCCGCTTGTCTGACGAACTTATTCGTGAGCTGAAAAAAAGCCAGATTGAGTATCGGAACTATGTCGACCTGAGCCGGGCGAAGGTGCTTCAATTGTATGAGGAGTGTGATATCGTCACTTTCGTGTCGACCTATGAAGGATTCGGTATGCCCATTCTTGAAGCCAATGCCGTTGGGCGCGTGGTTATTACGGCAGACAGGGAGCCCATGCGTACAGTTGCTTCCGATGCCGCCCATTTTGTTGATCCCGAAGACGTACTGGCTATTCGTCAGGGAATTCTACGATTGGTTGAGGACGACGCCTACTGTCAATTACTACGGGAAGCTGGCAGAAAGAACGCCCAACGTTACACGCTATCTGTAGCGGCTGCTCAATACGCGGCTATTTATCAGAAACTTGCCGAAATTGACGTTACGTCTGATAAGGTCTTATGA